The region CGcgaataaaaacagaataaaaatacatatttaaaaaatgactaAACATTTTAGTATAGCCTTACTGCGTAATGTTCGCAAAAATGCAATTCTTGGCAGTGCGCCTGTGTGGGCGGCGTAGTTGGGAAACGAAGCGAATGAACAAGCCGTCACTTCTTGCGCACTCCCACCGCCTGGCCCTTCTACGTGTGTTTTTGCCTTCCTGTTTTCCTTCTTCAGTCCCTCGTCGACTTTAAACATTTAAGGAGCGAACAAGTCCCCCGAACAAGACTCCGACGTACGAAACATGCGGCAACAACAGGAGGAAAGCGTGTGTTTCATTTTGGCTGTCGTCTTCCACTCGTCCCTGTCGATTGCGCTGAGTCAAGCAGGtaaaacacatttgaaatgtCGGCCAAATATATTGAAGCAAAATCTTGACATCGTTTTCTCGCTTTTGAAAAAAAGTATCGCGTTTATGCTATCAAAAGTTTTACAATTGACACACCTGGTATTGCGCACTTTGCCGTCCTAGCCTGACCGAGGAAAACATCCGTCATGTTTTCTTTGCGCTAACAATTTGTTAAGACGTGCTATAAAGATCTAAGTAAGAGTTCATGTTCCATTTCTGTCCAGTATGAATACAGCCCCTGTAAAAAAgcgtgagaaaaaaaattaaaatttcccaTGCGGTGTAACAATGTGTTCTCGGAGTCCCCGAGCATCTGACACTTCATGGATGAGAAAAACATCGCCAGAACATTCCTCACTCGATCTCACGCCGTCCCCATTGTTTGCCATCTTTTCTGACACGACCTAAATTGGTTTTTAAcgtttttgcccccccccctaaaaaaggtCAGCTTCCTCCACCGACGGGGCTATCGTACCGGTGGCTCGACCCGTTTACGGTGAACGTGTTTTGGCAGAGGCCCAGCCAGCTGTTGGACGGCTGTGTTGTGCAGTACCGATACGGGCCGCACAATGTAAGTTGCGCAAACAAATTCTGTTAAAACGCCGGCGCTGTTACATAACTCaaatgtgtgttgtgttatcatTTCAGTCTTGCACAGAATGGACCAATTTTACAGAGACTCTTCTGACGGATGAAGCTGGCTCCTCTGGCTGGAATTTCAAAGTCCGAACCGAAGGACTGCGAAACTGCGGAAAGAACGAGAGCCTACCCGCTAACATCGCCATTGTTGACAGCGAGGAACCTCGAGGTACAaacaattttgaatttttacTATTTCGACTGGAAGCTGGCGCATTTTCTTTAATGAAATTCATGTTCATCATTATCCATTCattatctattttttaaaaaattaattcaTGTAGTATCTATCAATATCCATTCATAACAATAGCGGTAAAAATGAGTCAGAAAAAATCACAGTGTTGAAATTTCGTCGGAATACACTGTTCAAACgtcaaacaaacattttgggtTGAACAACATTTGTCATGGGCGACTATATTAAGATTGACGACGTCATGGAtattttcagatctatttttCACGTGACACGAATCCGCACATTTGTAGCATAATGCTGTGATTAGCGGTAGGTCGACATCAAAGCTAGCAGAGATGACTGGTCGACAAATCGATTGAAGACAACAGCCCGACATCTTGAGGGTGTTACCTTCCACTCACTGGTTGCTTTTTGGACTTGACAGCTCAGCTGGTGACAGACTTCAAATGTTTACACAAAGCAGAAATAACGGATTGTTCCTGGATCCCACGTGATACCTCTCTCAACCTGACTCTCTCTTAcaggtgaggggaaaaaaaagatacatgtAGAAGCAAATCATTTTGGATCAAGCGCCTGATGCATTTTTCCTCTCCTCACAGAATTTGTGGCAGCTCTTCAGAAACCATACAAAGTTTGAAGGAGTGCGAGCGGCCTTATCGCAACGGAGCGAGGGACGGCTGTTACCTGAGTGCCGACTTTGTCACCGAAGACATCTGCATGCTCTTGAGAAGCAACGCTTCGATCCAGACGTTCAGACCTCAGCGAGGTCCGTCAACCATCCGTTGCACGGATGTCAAACggacacaatggaaatgttccCAACACTTGTGCTGCTTCTCCTCAGTGGTTGACCCCCCAAAGCTGCATGTAAGCGTGGAAGGTGAAAAGCTGAACCTGAGCTGGACACCCCCTGAAGTGTTCGCAGACTGCAGTTGGACCTACGAGTTGTGCTACAGCAAATGCGACGAACCCAAGGTACTTTTGGGaaagtcaaaaagaaaaaaaaaatattttcaaaccaAATGTTTTCATCTCGTTGATGCCGATCTCCTAGAAATGCCAGAGCTTCATTCCACATGGAGAGATGAGCCAGATTCCCTACGATAGAAGTTGCCGTTATGACTTTTGGTCACGGGTCACAAGTGGCAACTACTGCGAGAAAGTACAAAGCGACTTCAGTGAAGTTCCAGTTGTAGTTGGTGAGTCAGATTTACACATTTATGAGACTAACTGAGAGAGCTGATATAGTATATCATAATGTatatatgtttgtgtgtgtctgtgtgtgcgtgtgtgtgtgtgtgtgtatgtatatatctttttttttttaactttttcttaaaacacacacgtgtgcgtggtttaaaaaaatagggttttgtttttatgatatatatatatctatatgtatatatatagatatatatatcaaaaatagggttttgttttttatatatatatctatatataaaaacaaaaccctATTTtttgatataccgtaattttcgcactataagtctcggtttttttcatagtttgggtggggggggcgacttatatgtatgtatatatcttttttttaaaaactttttcttaaaacacacacacgtgtgcgtggtttaaaaaaatagggttttgtttttatgatagatatatatatctatatatatacatatagatatatatatcaaaaatagggttttgttttttatatatatatctatatataaaaACGAAACCCTATTTtttgatataccgtaattttcgcactataagtctcgttttttttcatagtttgggtggggggggcgacttatactcaggagcgacctatatacatatatatgttgtttttttatatatatattatgtatatatatatatatatatatatatatatatgtttttctttcactttttgggatattttatggctggtgcgacttatagtccgaaaattgcgGTATATAaatatcataaaaaccaaaacccTATTTTTGAGATAGATATATACACACAGACCGATTCAAAGTCCATCTAAATCGAGATTATTACCGCATCtagattgttttcttttctgccaCAGGAGTGGACAAGCCCGACGTATCACCTACAGCAGTGGCCATCGGCGTGGCCGTCGTCCTGTCTGTTGGCGTCCTTTTGGCCTGTTATTGCTTCAGAAGGTGGGACGTGCGAATCTCGTGTCAATACCAGTCTCCAAAGTTGTTTCTCAAACTGGCATATTGTGTCGTCCTTGCAGGCACAGCGCCGTTCTCCTTCCCGTCATACCCGATCCATCAGGGCTATTAAAGGACATGATGATGAGCGGAAGCACAGAGACTAAAGTAATGAGAAAAAGATTTGAATCCATTGTGCTCGAAAGAACCAAAGCACTAACTTTGTTCTTTTTCATTTAAGGCTTCCACAAATTTATACACGCCCGTGCCAGAAGCCATACAACCGTGTAAAATTCTGGCAGCTCACGAAACCATCAGCCCCTGTAAAGTCATAAAACACAACCGGCAGGATGAACTCCCGTGTTGACGAGAGGCTCAAACGGTCCAAGTCGGACAACAAGGAAATGGACTGTATCATCCTCAAAGACTACTTACTCCCAGTCAGGGCATAGAACGGCGGCGTTGTTCCGCACCATAAGTGGATTTGTTCACAGCCGTCATGTTTGACCGCTGTAGAAggaggaaacaaacaaacaacaaaaaatctgctgaatgagttTACATGTGGACAAAACACACTCGGAGACAAAAACAAGAGATCTTCGGAGATTTGTCGTCGGTGTCTGTCCAACTTGCACTTTAATTTGATTTGTTCAACTCAGGAAAGAGTTTATTGaccatttatatatttaaatggTATCACTGTCCACAAGAAATTGTAGTCTGCCTTTGTATGTGAAACACTGATCAGCTAAAACAAACTACAACGTACAAGATAATCGGACCTGTTAAGCCTGTTATCTTGCTTATACATTGCACCATCCACCGTGCTCGAGGTTCAAGGaaacattgttttaaaaaaaaagagcttttgcACATAACTTCTAATACTTACACGTTTAAAGTGCTTTTCAAAGTAATAATCAACTTTGCAACTGCATCTCTGAAATTTCATaggtataatttatttattttttggggctctttttattttttttaatgtactgtATTGAAAGCACATGTTTTAAAGTTGTcaacatatatgtataaattTTGAATCAACTTGGTGAAAATATATTACGAAATAAGCAAgttatgatttattttcaatttactTTCATTGCTCTTAATGCGAACGTTGCCCCCACCAATGTGGCCACCACGAAGGCCAAGAGTCTCTCACTCGCTTCCAATCACATGACGCCGCACAATATGTTGACTTCAAGGACACTCGGAATTGAGCAATGTATACGAACGCTTGCGCTAAATGTACAACTTTCCCTGGTCAATTTCAACATAAACTACGCCTAATTAATGCTACAGTTGtaattttataatatttaattagtATAGTAAACTGACcataaagggcattctattctatatGGTCAATACATTGGTCGACGAAACTCCGCCCATTTCGCCAAATGATTGTGCCTTTCCTTGGAAGCCTGAATGGGTCCATTGACCGACTTCGACAACTCGTCGAAAAATGTTTCAATGAAGACGCGAGTGAATTTGTTCATCTCATtgttgtgatttttatttttttttcccagctgaGGATGTTTGTGAAACGTTTACTCTTATCCGTGGCAGTTTACTTTTTGGTTGAAGTTGAGTCACGAACACAAACCGGTAAGAAAGTGAATTTGTACCATTTATATCCTATAATATAGTGTCATTATAGTAACATTATTACACTGACGGCGTTTCCCCTCAGTGACGTCACATCAAGTTACCTGAACTGTCGCGTGTTTAactgtctttttctttgtccACGCTCGCCACTCAAAGGGGCGTTTGGTGGCCCAAAAGCTACAGCGAGAGGAAGTTTCCTAACATATTGCAATCACAGTCACATCCAAAAGAGATTCAGGTTCTATTTATATGCGTTTTACTTCCTCAATTCTGTCCTCTCTTCTGTTCAGGTCAGCTCCTGCCACCGCGCAATCTCACCCTTCGTTGGCTGAGCGACTTTGAACTACAACTGTGGTGGGGACACGAGGGTTTGCCACCAAACTGTGAATACAATGTGTTAAAAAGAACGGCCGATCACAACAGTGAGGAACAGAGTGTAAGTTCATGACGGAATTTCGAGTCGGCTGGTTTTTTGTGTGTTGGCAAAACTCCTGTTGAGACACCTTTTGACCCTGAAAAAGTACCGTGATACCTCTGCagctaataccgtttttttccatgtataatgcgcctccatgtataatacgcaccctaaaaatggcatgttgatgctggaaaaaagcctgtacccatgtataatacgcacccaaattttgactcctacttaagtctgtcaacgtaaaattatttcagaaaaaagatcatctttgggaagaaccggatgttattttgccggtcagtatcactgcacatgcgctagcaaactccatagcgaagaaatgttttggatttgcatAGGGTACATTGTGTGAGCAAACGagaaggtgatcgagcaagcgtctgataccagagcattgtgtttgaagtgaacagcagagaagaaagcgcatctgtaatggcggcctccgtatcatatccggataaaaaaaaaaaaaaaagtacccatgtataatgcgcaccccagatgttaggacaataaattagttacattttgcccatgatacatgggaaaaaaacagtaaataaaAAGATTAATTTCTTGTTATTTCAGACTCACCAATCACCTCCTTCAGTCTACAACCTGGCAATGGAGGGGGGTTCCCTGTTTTTCTCTGTTCAGACCACCTGCAACCACACAAATAGCGAGCCTTCTTTCCTCAATGTTACATATCCAGGTAGAGCGCAAACAATCCTTCTCGGGACATTTCGGACCCCCTATTATGATTCATCTTCTCCCACTCAGAGTTGGTGAGTAACGTGCGGTGCAGCATCATCTCGTCGGCGCTGACTCGGTGCTCCTGGGTGCCTCTCGGCTCTCCTCGGGATCTCGCTTTCTATTATCAGTATGACCCCCCTACCTCACCTCCCCGCCTCTTTGCTTAGTAAGCATGCTGTGATTACACTAAGTCATTTGTCATCCGCGCAAGGTTAGCGAACGAGGTGGAGGACGTGGCCTCCGCCGTCATGTCCTTGTCAGAGTGTCCGCACTACACGCTCACCAATGGCATGAGGACGGGCTGCTGTCTGAAGTCCAAAGCCCAGGAGTCCATCCTGATGTTGTTTAACGCTACCCTGAACGGGGGTCTCGTCAAGAACACCTTTCAGGAGAAGCCTGTGCTAGGTAGCGACGTCGTCACACATCTCAAATGTGTCTTTGTCAATATTTGACCCGTGTGACTCTCTTTCCCACCTCAGTGACACCGCATCCCCTAAATTGGAGCGTTAGCAAAGTCCCAGGTTATTTCAACGTGAGCT is a window of Syngnathus typhle isolate RoL2023-S1 ecotype Sweden linkage group LG1, RoL_Styp_1.0, whole genome shotgun sequence DNA encoding:
- the LOC133162862 gene encoding uncharacterized protein LOC133162862, whose product is MRQQQEESVCFILAVVFHSSLSIALSQAGQLPPPTGLSYRWLDPFTVNVFWQRPSQLLDGCVVQYRYGPHNSCTEWTNFTETLLTDEAGSSGWNFKVRTEGLRNCGKNESLPANIAIVDSEEPRAQLVTDFKCLHKAEITDCSWIPRDTSLNLTLSYRICGSSSETIQSLKECERPYRNGARDGCYLSADFVTEDICMLLRSNASIQTFRPQRVVDPPKLHVSVEGEKLNLSWTPPEVFADCSWTYELCYSKCDEPKKCQSFIPHGEMSQIPYDRSCRYDFWSRVTSGNYCEKVQSDFSEVPVVVGVDKPDVSPTAVAIGVAVVLSVGVLLACYCFRRHSAVLLPVIPDPSGLLKDMMMSGSTETKASTNLYTPVPEAIQPCKILAAHETISPCKVIKHNRQDELPC
- the il13ra1 gene encoding interleukin-13 receptor subunit alpha-1, which gives rise to MIVPFLGSLNGSIDRLRQLVEKCFNEDASEFVHLIVVIFIFFSQLRMFVKRLLLSVAVYFLVEVESRTQTGQLLPPRNLTLRWLSDFELQLWWGHEGLPPNCEYNVLKRTADHNSEEQSTHQSPPSVYNLAMEGGSLFFSVQTTCNHTNSEPSFLNVTYPELVSNVRCSIISSALTRCSWVPLGSPRDLAFYYQLANEVEDVASAVMSLSECPHYTLTNGMRTGCCLKSKAQESILMLFNATLNGGLVKNTFQEKPVLVTPHPLNWSVSKVPGYFNVSWTPPDVFGLPQWKFVINYTECDKEKTQMVQEVTWLLLGRVSHCQYRMTLRACSPRGDSEWSEIKYFEADHDADAVLYAAIVIIPLLCAGLASLACVCFRRNREVMFSNVPQPRDFLSDIHNNKSDRLFSFNFLEKEEEECQISVVTEQQQQPHLNVL